A portion of the Chitinivibrionales bacterium genome contains these proteins:
- a CDS encoding SIS domain-containing protein, with protein MKSSAKQYLDECLTAYPVLESFQEDIIRAFEILVACFKKNGKVLICGNGGSAADADHIVGELMNKFSLKRPLAKQDSEKIKASAITLNDKQFLLSHLQRQLPAISLSAHSPLVTAIANDEDSEMIFGQQVLGYGREGDVLIALTTSGNSKNVIRAICVAKIFGLKIICLTGKSGGRVKDLGCDVLIRVPEEVTYKVQQLHQPVYHCLCGMVEGEIFG; from the coding sequence ATGAAATCGTCCGCCAAACAATACCTTGACGAATGCCTCACCGCATACCCGGTGCTTGAGTCTTTCCAGGAAGATATTATAAGGGCGTTCGAAATCCTCGTGGCCTGTTTTAAAAAGAACGGCAAGGTGCTTATCTGCGGGAACGGCGGCAGCGCGGCCGACGCGGACCATATCGTGGGCGAACTGATGAACAAGTTCTCGCTCAAACGACCCCTGGCAAAACAGGATTCCGAAAAAATAAAGGCGAGCGCGATCACCCTGAACGACAAGCAATTTCTGCTTAGCCACCTTCAGCGCCAGCTTCCCGCAATATCGCTTTCGGCGCATTCACCGCTCGTCACCGCCATCGCCAACGACGAAGACTCCGAAATGATTTTCGGCCAGCAGGTGCTCGGTTACGGCAGGGAAGGCGATGTCCTGATCGCCCTGACAACGTCGGGAAATTCAAAGAACGTCATACGCGCCATATGCGTTGCGAAAATTTTCGGGCTTAAGATCATCTGCCTTACGGGAAAAAGCGGCGGCAGGGTGAAAGACCTCGGCTGCGACGTATTGATCCGCGTGCCGGAAGAGGTGACCTATAAAGTCCAGCAACTCCACCAGCCGGTGTACCATTGCCTGTGCGGCATGGTGGAAGGCGAGATTTTTGGGTAA
- the ilvD gene encoding dihydroxy-acid dehydratase translates to MQIQLRSAVSTEGRRMAGARALWRANGMKENQFSKPIIAIVNSFTQFVPGHVHLHEIGQHLKKLIEAQGYFAAEFNTIAIDDGIAMGHNGMLYSLPSRELIADSVEYMMNAHMADAMICVSNCDKITPGMMMASLRLNVPSVFVSGGPMEAGVWKGRKYDLIDAMVMSADSAVPDEDIAGIEFAACPSCGSCSGLFTANSMNCLNEALGFALPGNGTVLATHKNRIRLFENAARRIVEITKAYYENGDESVLPRSIATRKAFFNAMSLDIAMGGSTNTVLHLLAVAHAAGVPFTMKDINALSKKVPVLCKVAPSSHFHVEDVNRAGGIMGIMAELDRAGLLDTSAVHVAGGTLGDVIRKNDIMGPMVTGEAVENCKSAPGGAARNLQLGTQAAMYPELDKDRQKGCIRSAATPYSTDGGLAVLSGNIAKKGCVVKTAGVAESMLRFSGPAKVFHSQEQAADGILAGKIKEGDIVVIIYEGPKGGPGMQEMLYPTSYLRSMHLGAKCALLTDGRFSGGSSGLSIGHVSPEAGAGGDIALVKNGDSIEVDIPKRTINVKLTAAELAKRRKAELKKGKNAFKPRRKRVISDALREYALFAQSADVGAIRIVPKE, encoded by the coding sequence ATGCAGATACAATTACGCAGCGCGGTCTCGACCGAAGGCAGGAGAATGGCGGGCGCCAGGGCACTGTGGCGCGCGAACGGCATGAAGGAAAACCAGTTCAGCAAGCCGATAATCGCCATTGTCAATTCGTTCACCCAGTTCGTGCCCGGCCACGTGCACCTTCACGAAATCGGCCAGCACCTCAAAAAGCTCATCGAGGCACAGGGATATTTCGCCGCGGAGTTCAACACCATCGCCATCGACGACGGCATTGCCATGGGGCACAACGGCATGCTGTATTCGCTGCCGTCGCGCGAGCTCATCGCCGACAGCGTTGAATACATGATGAACGCGCATATGGCCGATGCCATGATATGCGTTTCCAACTGCGACAAGATCACGCCCGGCATGATGATGGCGTCCCTGCGTCTCAACGTGCCGTCGGTGTTCGTTTCCGGCGGCCCCATGGAGGCCGGCGTCTGGAAGGGGAGAAAGTACGACCTCATCGACGCCATGGTCATGTCGGCGGACAGTGCCGTGCCCGACGAGGACATCGCCGGCATCGAATTCGCGGCATGCCCGTCGTGCGGATCGTGCTCGGGCCTTTTCACCGCCAACTCGATGAACTGCCTCAACGAGGCGCTCGGCTTTGCGCTGCCCGGCAACGGCACCGTTCTGGCCACGCATAAAAACAGGATCCGTCTGTTTGAAAACGCCGCTCGCCGCATTGTGGAAATTACAAAAGCATATTACGAAAACGGCGACGAATCGGTGCTGCCGCGTTCAATCGCGACGCGAAAGGCGTTTTTCAACGCCATGAGCCTTGACATCGCCATGGGCGGATCCACCAACACGGTTCTGCATCTGCTCGCCGTCGCGCACGCGGCCGGGGTGCCGTTTACCATGAAGGACATCAATGCGCTGTCGAAAAAGGTCCCGGTGCTGTGCAAGGTGGCGCCGAGCTCGCATTTCCATGTGGAGGATGTCAACCGCGCCGGCGGCATCATGGGCATCATGGCCGAACTCGACCGGGCCGGGCTCCTTGACACATCGGCAGTCCATGTCGCGGGCGGCACCCTCGGCGACGTCATCCGGAAAAACGACATCATGGGCCCGATGGTGACGGGCGAGGCGGTTGAGAATTGCAAGAGCGCGCCGGGCGGCGCCGCCCGCAACCTTCAGCTCGGCACGCAGGCGGCGATGTACCCGGAGCTTGACAAAGACAGACAAAAAGGCTGCATACGCAGCGCTGCGACCCCTTACAGCACGGATGGCGGGCTCGCGGTTTTGTCCGGCAACATTGCGAAAAAAGGGTGCGTCGTCAAGACCGCGGGCGTGGCAGAATCCATGTTGCGGTTCAGCGGCCCGGCAAAGGTGTTCCATTCGCAGGAACAGGCTGCCGACGGCATTCTTGCCGGAAAAATAAAAGAAGGCGACATCGTGGTCATCATTTATGAAGGGCCAAAGGGAGGCCCCGGCATGCAGGAAATGCTGTATCCTACGTCGTATCTGCGGTCCATGCATCTGGGCGCGAAATGCGCGCTGCTCACCGACGGGCGGTTCTCGGGCGGTTCTTCCGGATTGTCGATAGGTCACGTTTCTCCGGAGGCTGGCGCTGGAGGAGACATAGCATTGGTCAAGAACGGCGACAGCATCGAGGTTGACATACCAAAACGGACAATCAATGTCAAACTTACCGCAGCCGAGCTGGCAAAGCGCAGGAAAGCCGAATTGAAAAAAGGCAAGAACGCCTTCAAACCCAGGCGCAAACGGGTGATCTCCGATGCGCTCAGGGAATACGCGCTGTTTGCTCAGTCGGCGGACGTTGGAGCGATTAGAATAGTGCCGAAAGAATAG